A window of the Megalopta genalis isolate 19385.01 chromosome 2, iyMegGena1_principal, whole genome shotgun sequence genome harbors these coding sequences:
- the LOC117220839 gene encoding uncharacterized protein LOC117220839 isoform X2 — MADYWKSQGRKFCDFCKCWIADNKPSIDFHEGGKKHKDNVSKRLKEIHKNSAKQAKQNKKMEDDIRKMESAAMAAYLKDVENNTRDMTADRIIEEKRNRSDTPSGNRATTIPGTTSGVKGKTQQFLHEIDPCDPTLSRTSRQYQQQPRVPAKPENKAQGKSKANKGKGKGRKAQEEDRSAKPVRKLWYEARSPEGYTYYWHIETNETAWDPPEEGYMTFAEQEEETREQALQEELLEQLKQEEEIANKEILEEKRANAERERSRQLRKSRSESNRLDETTDTASATRDGQETREEKREEEQRPYRRDYSGSCQKSHPYGAWQTVRVVETKPVDLQLPRLPQKTTAPVAAFDKAEPPPPQRTFKEKTVTRVDTGDSDGDHEPTAFKKRKIGNKNVRKRLNDD; from the exons GGCGGACTACTGGAAGTCGCAGGGCAGAAAATTCTGCGATTTCTGCAAGTGTTGGATCGCCGACAACAAGCCTAGCATCGATTTCCATGAGGGTGGAAAGAAGCACAAAGACAATGTCAGCAAACGGCTCAAAGAGATACATAAGAACAGCGCGAAGCAGGCGAAGCAAAACAAGAAGATGGAGGACGACATCAGGAAGATGGAGAGC GCAGCCATGGCCGCGTACCTGAAAGACGTCGAGAACAACACCAGGGATATGACCGCCGATAGGATCATCGAAGAGAAGAGGAATAGAAGCGAC ACACCGAGCGGAAATCGCGCGACGACGATCCCGGGAACAACGTCTGGTGTCAAAGGCAAAACTCAACAG TTTCTTCACGAGATCGACCCGTGCGACCCGACCCTCTCGCGAACCAGCAGACAGTACCAACAGCAGCCCAGAGTTCCGGCGAAACCGGAAAACAAAGCCCAAGGAAAGAGCAAAGCTAACAAAGGGAAGGGCAAGGGGAGGAAAGCCCAGGAAGAGGATCGTTCCGCGAAACCGGTGCGCAAGCTCTGGTACGAAGCGCGCAGTCCAGAAGGGTACACGTACTACTGGCACATCGAAACGAACG AGACCGCGTGGGATCCGCCCGAGGAGGGTTACATGACGTTCGCCGAGCAAGAGGAGGAAACTAGAGAACAGGCGCTTCAGGAGGAGCTCCTGGAACAGCTGAAGCAGGAAGAAGAGATCGCGAACAAGGAGATCCTCGaggagaagcgagcgaacgcgGAGCGAGAACGATCGAGGCAGCTGAGGAAGTCGAGGTCGGAGAGCAACCGACTGGACGAGACAACGGATACGGCGAGCGCGACGAGGGACGGGCAGGAGACTCGAGAGGAGAAGCGTGAGGAAGAGCAGCGACCTTACAGAAGGGATTACAGCGGGTCGTGCCAAAAGTCGCATCCTTATGGAGCATGGCAGACAGTCAGGGTCGT CGAGACGAAGCCAGTGGACTTGCAGCTGCCACGACTGCCCCAGAAGACGACCGCGCCGGTGGCGGCCTTCGACAAGGCGGAACCACCGCCCCCGCAGAGGACGTTCAAAGAGAAAACGGTGACGCGTGTCGACACGGGCGACAGCGACGGAGACCACGAACCGACCGCGTTCAAGAAACGGAAGATCGGCAACAAAAATGTACGAAAACGATTAAACGATGACTGA
- the LOC117220839 gene encoding uncharacterized protein LOC117220839 isoform X3, which yields MAAYLKDVENNTRDMTADRIIEEKRNRSDTPSGNRATTIPGTTSGVKGKTQQFLHEIDPCDPTLSRTSRQYQQQPRVPAKPENKAQGKSKANKGKGKGRKAQEEDRSAKPVRKLWYEARSPEGYTYYWHIETNETAWDPPEEGYMTFAEQEEETREQALQEELLEQLKQEEEIANKEILEEKRANAERERSRQLRKSRSESNRLDETTDTASATRDGQETREEKREEEQRPYRRDYSGSCQKSHPYGAWQTVRVVETKPVDLQLPRLPQKTTAPVAAFDKAEPPPPQRTFKEKTVTRVDTGDSDGDHEPTAFKKRKIGNKNVRKRLNDD from the exons ATGGCCGCGTACCTGAAAGACGTCGAGAACAACACCAGGGATATGACCGCCGATAGGATCATCGAAGAGAAGAGGAATAGAAGCGAC ACACCGAGCGGAAATCGCGCGACGACGATCCCGGGAACAACGTCTGGTGTCAAAGGCAAAACTCAACAG TTTCTTCACGAGATCGACCCGTGCGACCCGACCCTCTCGCGAACCAGCAGACAGTACCAACAGCAGCCCAGAGTTCCGGCGAAACCGGAAAACAAAGCCCAAGGAAAGAGCAAAGCTAACAAAGGGAAGGGCAAGGGGAGGAAAGCCCAGGAAGAGGATCGTTCCGCGAAACCGGTGCGCAAGCTCTGGTACGAAGCGCGCAGTCCAGAAGGGTACACGTACTACTGGCACATCGAAACGAACG AGACCGCGTGGGATCCGCCCGAGGAGGGTTACATGACGTTCGCCGAGCAAGAGGAGGAAACTAGAGAACAGGCGCTTCAGGAGGAGCTCCTGGAACAGCTGAAGCAGGAAGAAGAGATCGCGAACAAGGAGATCCTCGaggagaagcgagcgaacgcgGAGCGAGAACGATCGAGGCAGCTGAGGAAGTCGAGGTCGGAGAGCAACCGACTGGACGAGACAACGGATACGGCGAGCGCGACGAGGGACGGGCAGGAGACTCGAGAGGAGAAGCGTGAGGAAGAGCAGCGACCTTACAGAAGGGATTACAGCGGGTCGTGCCAAAAGTCGCATCCTTATGGAGCATGGCAGACAGTCAGGGTCGT CGAGACGAAGCCAGTGGACTTGCAGCTGCCACGACTGCCCCAGAAGACGACCGCGCCGGTGGCGGCCTTCGACAAGGCGGAACCACCGCCCCCGCAGAGGACGTTCAAAGAGAAAACGGTGACGCGTGTCGACACGGGCGACAGCGACGGAGACCACGAACCGACCGCGTTCAAGAAACGGAAGATCGGCAACAAAAATGTACGAAAACGATTAAACGATGACTGA
- the LOC117220839 gene encoding uncharacterized protein LOC117220839 isoform X1, whose translation MCNVILLFLCCRADYWKSQGRKFCDFCKCWIADNKPSIDFHEGGKKHKDNVSKRLKEIHKNSAKQAKQNKKMEDDIRKMESAAMAAYLKDVENNTRDMTADRIIEEKRNRSDTPSGNRATTIPGTTSGVKGKTQQFLHEIDPCDPTLSRTSRQYQQQPRVPAKPENKAQGKSKANKGKGKGRKAQEEDRSAKPVRKLWYEARSPEGYTYYWHIETNETAWDPPEEGYMTFAEQEEETREQALQEELLEQLKQEEEIANKEILEEKRANAERERSRQLRKSRSESNRLDETTDTASATRDGQETREEKREEEQRPYRRDYSGSCQKSHPYGAWQTVRVVETKPVDLQLPRLPQKTTAPVAAFDKAEPPPPQRTFKEKTVTRVDTGDSDGDHEPTAFKKRKIGNKNVRKRLNDD comes from the exons ATGTGTAACGTGATTCTCCTCTTTCTCTGTTGCAGGGCGGACTACTGGAAGTCGCAGGGCAGAAAATTCTGCGATTTCTGCAAGTGTTGGATCGCCGACAACAAGCCTAGCATCGATTTCCATGAGGGTGGAAAGAAGCACAAAGACAATGTCAGCAAACGGCTCAAAGAGATACATAAGAACAGCGCGAAGCAGGCGAAGCAAAACAAGAAGATGGAGGACGACATCAGGAAGATGGAGAGC GCAGCCATGGCCGCGTACCTGAAAGACGTCGAGAACAACACCAGGGATATGACCGCCGATAGGATCATCGAAGAGAAGAGGAATAGAAGCGAC ACACCGAGCGGAAATCGCGCGACGACGATCCCGGGAACAACGTCTGGTGTCAAAGGCAAAACTCAACAG TTTCTTCACGAGATCGACCCGTGCGACCCGACCCTCTCGCGAACCAGCAGACAGTACCAACAGCAGCCCAGAGTTCCGGCGAAACCGGAAAACAAAGCCCAAGGAAAGAGCAAAGCTAACAAAGGGAAGGGCAAGGGGAGGAAAGCCCAGGAAGAGGATCGTTCCGCGAAACCGGTGCGCAAGCTCTGGTACGAAGCGCGCAGTCCAGAAGGGTACACGTACTACTGGCACATCGAAACGAACG AGACCGCGTGGGATCCGCCCGAGGAGGGTTACATGACGTTCGCCGAGCAAGAGGAGGAAACTAGAGAACAGGCGCTTCAGGAGGAGCTCCTGGAACAGCTGAAGCAGGAAGAAGAGATCGCGAACAAGGAGATCCTCGaggagaagcgagcgaacgcgGAGCGAGAACGATCGAGGCAGCTGAGGAAGTCGAGGTCGGAGAGCAACCGACTGGACGAGACAACGGATACGGCGAGCGCGACGAGGGACGGGCAGGAGACTCGAGAGGAGAAGCGTGAGGAAGAGCAGCGACCTTACAGAAGGGATTACAGCGGGTCGTGCCAAAAGTCGCATCCTTATGGAGCATGGCAGACAGTCAGGGTCGT CGAGACGAAGCCAGTGGACTTGCAGCTGCCACGACTGCCCCAGAAGACGACCGCGCCGGTGGCGGCCTTCGACAAGGCGGAACCACCGCCCCCGCAGAGGACGTTCAAAGAGAAAACGGTGACGCGTGTCGACACGGGCGACAGCGACGGAGACCACGAACCGACCGCGTTCAAGAAACGGAAGATCGGCAACAAAAATGTACGAAAACGATTAAACGATGACTGA
- the LOC117220835 gene encoding facilitated trehalose transporter Tret1: MAQAKDDIEPGKLRQLFVAIMVNVATLTYGISVGWQSPMMPVLQSKDPPVGEEPMTNEIASWLTAILCVAAAFTTLTVGKITERYGCKVTGCLAMVPCLVAWLVTMFATQQWHLLLARFFAGVSGAMTLFVIPRYVSEMCCDAIRGMLGSLLSLILNSGILFTYILGGMLSFHVFPIFAFVVPLVAFVIFLLVPESPMYLVRRRRLLEAMRSVRWFRAGHEPTVQREMLRLQVEAKELDSERSFRVSDLFRDRATIKGLVISMGLFGGQQLCGIFAMISYTETIFGISGSSLSPNASAIIVGVIQLVGSFLSTSLMERLGRRPLLLISSGGMCLCHYTLGLFCYAQMLRYDVNAVNWIPIVALSVYVIVYNLGFGPGPYVVSAEILSRDVYAPIMTLGLFTVWTTAFLVLKFFSSVVDLLGMHGCFFLLGTICIFLFAFIFVLIPETKGLPLRIILDKLNGRASREFDVKGRVSSKGSVQKNIPMPEQV, encoded by the exons ATGGCACAGGCGAAGGACGATATCGAGCCGGGGAAGCTGCGACAGCTTTTCGTAGCGATCATGG TGAACGTTGCGACGCTGACGTACGGAATATCGGTCGGCTGGCAGTCCCCGATGATGCCGGTGTTGCAGAGCAAGGATCCGCCGGTAGGCGAAGAACCGATGACGAACGAAATCGCGTCCTGGTTGACCGCGATCTTGTGCGTGGCGGCTGCGTTCACCACCCTAACGGTTGGCAAGATAACGGAGCGGTACGGCTGCAAAGTTACAGGGTGTTTGGCCATGGTACCCTGTCTCGTCGCCTGGCTGGTCACAATGTTCGCCACCCAGCAGTGGCACCTCTTGCTGGCCCGGTTCTTCGCCGGCGTGAGCGGCGCGATGACCTTGTTCGTGATACCGCGCTACGTTTCCGAGATGTGCTGCGACGCGATACGCGGGATGCTGGGCAGCCTGTTGTCATTGATCTTGAACAGCGGCATCCTCTTCACCTACATCCTCGGCGGGATGCTGTCGTTCCACGTGTTCCCCATCTTTGCGTTCGTTGTGCCGCTTGTAGCGTTCGTGATCTTCCTGCTGGTGCCGGAATCGCCGATGTACCTCGTGCGGCGCCGTCGGCTTCTGGAAGCCATGAG ATCGGTGAGATGGTTCAGGGCGGGCCACGAGCCAACGGTACAACGGGAAATGTTGCGGCTGCAGGTGGAAGCGAAGGAGCTCGACTCGGAGAGGTCGTTCCGGGTGTCGGACCTGTTCCGAGACAGGGCGACGATCAAGGGGTTGGTGATCTCGATGGGTCTGTTCGGAGGTCAACAGTTATGTGGAATATTTGCCATG ATAAGCTACACGGAAACGATATTCGGAATATCTGGAAGCTCGTTGTCGCCCAACGCATCGGCGATCATCGTCGGTGTCATACAACTGGTTGGCTCGTTCCTGTCCACCTCGCTGATGGAAAGACTTGGCAGGAGGCCGTTGCTGCTGATATCGAGCGGAGGAATGTGCCTCTGTCACTACACGCTCGGGCTGTTTTGCTACGCGCAGATGCTTCGATACGACGTCAACGCTGTCAATTGGATCCCGATCGTGGCCCTGTCCGTCTATGTGATCGTATACAACTTGGGCTTCGGCCCGGGCCCCTACGTCGTTTCCGCCGAGATTCTCAGCCGGGACGTGTACGCCCCGATCATGACGCTGGGTCTGTTCACCGTTTGGACCACCGCGTTCCTCGTGCTCAAATTCTTCTCGAGCGTCGTCGACCTGCTGGGCATGCACGGATGCTTCTTCCTGTTGGGCACCATATGCATCTTTCTGTTCGCGTTCATTTTCGTTTTGATCCCGGAAACGAAGGGACTGCCGCTTCGCATAATCTTGGACAAGCTCAACGGACGAGCGTCCCGCGAGTTCGACGTCAAGGGACGCGTCTCGTCCAAAGGGAGCGTCCAGAAGAATATACCGATGCCGGAACAGGTGTAA
- the LOC117220847 gene encoding protein-L-isoaspartate(D-aspartate) O-methyltransferase produces the protein MAWHCSGTTNQEMITKLKDAGILTTNKAEAAMLAVDRAKYCHEPDPYLDRPRRIGYNVTISAPHMHAYALSILSDQLFEGAKALDIGSGSGYLTACMAFMVGPRGRVIGVDHIPELIEISSKNVQEDCSHFIKEGRVKFVVGDGRLGHTADGPYNAIHVGAAANTLPQQLIDQLATGGRLICPVVTIEGFQRIQDFLQVDKNADGTISKKNLMQVSYVPLTDPATQLQTD, from the exons ATGGCATGGCACTGCAGTGGAACCACCAATCAAGAAATGATAACTAAACTGAAAG ATGCAGGCATTCTGACAACCAACAAAGCAGAAGCAGCGATGCTGGCTGTGGACAGGGCAAAGTACTGCCACGAGCCTGACCCTTATCTCGATCGACCAAGGAGAATAGGATACAACGTAACCATTAGTGCTCCTCACATG CATGCATACGCGTTGTCTATCCTCTCCGATCAATTGTTCGAAGGTGCCAAAGCTCTGGACATTGGCTCTGGTTCTGGTTACTTGACAGCGTGTATGGCATTTATGGTGGGTCCACGTGGTCGTGTAATCGGCGTCGATCACATCCCCGAACTGATTGAAATATCGTCGAAAAATGTACAGGAGGATTGCTCTCACTTCATCAAAGAAGGACGAGTTAAATTTGTTG TGGGAGACGGTAGATTGGGACATACCGCCGACGGCCCCTACAATGCGATTCACGTTGGAGCAGCGGCGAATACGTTGCCGCAGCAG TTGATAGACCAATTAGCTACTGGAGGACGTCTAATTTGTCCAGTAGTTACCATAGAAGGATTCCAAAGGATTCAAGATTTCCTGCAAGTGGATAAAAATGCCGATGGCACGATCTCAAAGAAAAATCTGATGCAAGTTTCCTACGTACCTCTCACGGATCCAGCCACCCAATTACAAACCGATTAA